CAACGTTGAGACCTGGGCTAATATTCCCGTCATCATCACCAAGGGTGGCAACTGGTTCAGCAAGATCGGTACTCCTGACAGTAGGGGAACCAAGGTATTTGCCCTCACCGGTAAGATTCGTAACTCCGGCCTGGTAGAGGTTCCGATGGGTACAACCCTCCGTGAGATCGTATACGACATCGGTGGTGGAATTGCCAATGACAAGAAGTTCAAGGCGGTTCAGACCGGTGGTCCTTCCGGTGGTGTTATCACCGATGCTGACCTGGATACCCCGATTGATTTCGGTTCTTTGGTCCGCATTGGTTCCATGATGGGAAGCGGTGGTATGATCGTCATGGATGAGGATGACTGTATTGTTGACGTTGCGAAGTTCTACCTGAACTTCACTGTTGATGAATCCTGTGGAAAATGCGCACCTTGTAGAATCGGTGGCCGGTCCCTGACCAACATCCTGGAGAAAATCACTTCCGGGAATGGTACCCTTCAGGACCTGGATACACTCGAGACCATCGGGGAAGCAATGAGAAAAGGTTCCTTGTGTGCTTTGGGGCAGACTGCTCCCAATCCGGTCCTATCAACGATCAAGCATTTCAAGGACGAGTATATGGCCCACATTGTGGACAAGAGCTGTCCCAGTGGTACCTGTAAGAAATTGGTCAGGTACTCGATCAATCCCGAGAAATGTATCGGTTGTACGGCTTGTGCACGAAAGTGTCCTGTCGCAGCAATCTCTGGCGAAAGAAAGCAAGTTCACATCATTGACCAGTCCCTCTGTATCAAGTGTGGTGTATGTATGGAAACTTGTAAGTTCGGCGCCGTTGAAATCCACTAGGATCAGGTTAGGAGGAATCAATTGAGTATCGTACATGTAAAGATAAACGGCATTCCCGTAGAGGTTGAAGCGGGGACCACTATATTGCTTGCAGCCCGGAAGGCTGGGGTGAACATCCCAACCCTCTGTTACCATGATGACCTCAAGCCATTTGGCTCATGTGGTCTGTGTATTGTGAAGCAGGAAGGCAGTGCCAAGATCCTTAGAGCTTGTGCAGCCCCTGTTGCAGAGAATATGAGCATCATCACCCACGACCCGGAGCTGTTCCAGGTGAGGAAGACCATCTTGGAGATGATTCTCAGCACTCACCCGTCCAGCTGTCTGACCTGTATCCGAAACGGAGAGTGTGAGCTGCAGACCTTGGCAGCTGAGTTCGGCATTCGCGAGCAGCCCTTTGAAGTACGCTTGAGTGATCGGCCAAAGGACTCATCATCTGCTTCCATCGTGATTGACCCTGAGAAGTGCATCAAGTGTGGACGCTGTGTCCAGGTCTGTCAGGATCTGCAGGGTGTCTTTGCTCTTGAGTTCATCGGACGAGGTGATGGTACCTACATGGCACCAGCTGCAATGCTGCAGCTTGAGGACAGCCCCTGTGTACGCTGTGGCCAGTGTGCTGCACACTGCCCGGTTGGCGCCATCTATGAGAAAGATGAAATTGCAACCTTCCAGGAAGCAGTTGCTGATCCTGAGAAGCAGGTGGTTGTTCAGATTGCTCCATCAATCCGCGTAGGACTTTCTGAGTCCTTCGGCCTTCCTGCTGGCACGGTCACAACTGGTAAGATTTATGCCGCTCTTCGCAGACTTGGTGTTGCAGCAGTGCATGACACTAACTTCGGTGCCGACCTTACCATCATGGAAGAGGGAAGCGAATTGGTGCATCGCCTGACCAAGGGTGGAGCACTTCCCCAGTTTACCTCCTGTTGTCCTGCTTGGGTTGATTATGTCGAGAAATATTATCCTGATCTTTTGGATATGGTTTCCAGTGCCAAGAGCCCAATGCAGATGGTCGGAGCAATAGAGAAGACCTATACTGCTGAGAAGCAGAATATGGATCCAGCGAAGATGTTCACTGTTGCAATCATGCCGTGTACTGCCAAGAAATATGAGGCATACCGCGATGAGAGCATGCGCTCCAGTGGTTATCAGGATGTGGATCTTGTGCTCACCACCCGTGAGTTTGCCCGCTTGATCAAGGCAACCGGTATTGATTTCCTCCATCTTGAGGATGAGGAAGCAGACAATCCAGTTGGTGAATACTCTGGAGCCGGTACCATCTTCGGTGCAACCGGTGGTGTCATGGAAGCTGCTGTACGTACCGCCTACCATGTAGTTACTGGAAAAGAGCTCGAGAATGTCGAGGTTGAAGCAGTTCGTGGATTGAGTGAGATCAAGAAAGGAACAGTTGACTTCGATGGGACCCCTGTCCGAGTTGCTGTAGTTCATGGCCTGTCCCATGTTGCTGAAGTACTGGATGAGGTAAGAGCTGCCCGGGCGGCGGGCAAGCAGGCTCCGTATGAGTTCATCGAGGTCATGGCATGCCGTGGAGGTTGTATCGCCGGTGGTGGTCAACCCTATGGTGCAAACGATGAACTCCGTTTGATACGGAGTGAAGGTCTCTATGCGGATGACAAGCAGAGCAAGGTCAGACGTTCCCACGAGAACGAATCGATCAAGCAGCTGTACGAGGAGTTCCTTGACAAACCGCTCAGCAAAAAGTCTCATCATCTATTACATACCACCTATCAGGAGATTCCTGTTTACAAGGCCTGATAGTTGGCCAGTATCCAATTTGCCCGGCCCCCGACAGGCCGGGCATCCTTGTGTTAAGAGAGACCCGGATTATCCGGGTCTCAATGTAGTAACGAGCGCAATAGCGAAAGTTAGGGAATGGCACACAGAATCAGTGAATCATTCATATCAGAGACAATCGCCAGGTGTTCTTCATTGGGAGAGAGTGTCATTCTAGCCGGAGCATAATCGCCAAGGGAACTATTCTCCAAGAAGAGCGGTCTCCCGAACCCATCAACCGAGAATGAGACGACATTCTTGCTGTCTTTTGCAAGTACGTAGAGCATGGTGTCATTCTCGTTTGAGAGGAGCTGTGAGATTCCTTCCATTACCCCGATATCATTCTGGGAGGAGGTATATACCTCCTTCTGGGTCCATACATTACTTGCATAGGCAAATCTCCCGATATCGTTATCCGTTGCATAGATGAGCTGATCATCGTTGATGAAGTGCAATGAACCAATATTGTCCAGATACGGGGTGTCGGAACTCTGGAAATGCTGGTCCTGTGCAAACAGGTCGTCCATGGTGTTCTTCCGGCAGAGTTTGAGTAATCCGGTACCCGTGTCTGCCAGTGCTGCACTCTGTGATCCTTCTGAGATGGCCAATGCATCAAAGACAGGTGGGTTGGAGAACCACCAAATATACTCTCCAGGGTCAGCACTCTCAGGAGTCTGGGCATACAGGTTTGTCTGCACCACATGCGAAGCATCAGGTATCAGTCCATAGAGAATTCCTGTGCTGGCCTCCTTGCTTAGCTGATGAAGGCTTGTGAAGGTTTTGCTTGAACTGCTGGTCTTGTAGTACGTGTTGTTTCGTTCAAACTGTTTGGTGAGCGTTGCATTCTTTGAATCATAGAAATAGACGCTCAGGCTCGGGATGCTTGCATCAGCAATGGCAACAAGTTTTGTGAGTGGGTCGACATATATGTCGGTTACCTGTACTGCGTTGAAGCCATCGCTTGCAGTATAGGTGTTGACCACCTCCAAGGTATCACGGACAATCCTACAGACTTGGATGGTCTGATGTTGGTTGCTGGCCAGCACCAACTTTCCATCAGGCAGGAATGCCACATGTGCATTCTTCCCGACATACAAGCCATCGGTAGTGTCCTCTACCATTCCGACGAGTTTAGGAACCCCCGCGGTTCCCTCGACAGCGGCTTTGAAAGTGATGCTGGCCGACCCAGTACTAGCCAGGAGTGCTCCTTTTGCAATGACATCCAAGCGATGTTGTCCACTCTCAGGTGTGAAAGTGCAGGAGAGGGCATTGCTTACTTCCTCTCCGTCCAGATACCAGCTTACCTCAAGGTCCGTTGCATCTTGAGCGGAGAGTGTTGCAGTTGCCGGGACCTGTGCCTCCATGACTTCACTGATCCCTTGGATGCTGCACTCAACGGGTACTCCCA
This sequence is a window from uncultured Sphaerochaeta sp.. Protein-coding genes within it:
- a CDS encoding NADH-dependent [FeFe] hydrogenase, group A6, which gives rise to MSIVHVKINGIPVEVEAGTTILLAARKAGVNIPTLCYHDDLKPFGSCGLCIVKQEGSAKILRACAAPVAENMSIITHDPELFQVRKTILEMILSTHPSSCLTCIRNGECELQTLAAEFGIREQPFEVRLSDRPKDSSSASIVIDPEKCIKCGRCVQVCQDLQGVFALEFIGRGDGTYMAPAAMLQLEDSPCVRCGQCAAHCPVGAIYEKDEIATFQEAVADPEKQVVVQIAPSIRVGLSESFGLPAGTVTTGKIYAALRRLGVAAVHDTNFGADLTIMEEGSELVHRLTKGGALPQFTSCCPAWVDYVEKYYPDLLDMVSSAKSPMQMVGAIEKTYTAEKQNMDPAKMFTVAIMPCTAKKYEAYRDESMRSSGYQDVDLVLTTREFARLIKATGIDFLHLEDEEADNPVGEYSGAGTIFGATGGVMEAAVRTAYHVVTGKELENVEVEAVRGLSEIKKGTVDFDGTPVRVAVVHGLSHVAEVLDEVRAARAAGKQAPYEFIEVMACRGGCIAGGGQPYGANDELRLIRSEGLYADDKQSKVRRSHENESIKQLYEEFLDKPLSKKSHHLLHTTYQEIPVYKA